In Mytilus trossulus isolate FHL-02 chromosome 6, PNRI_Mtr1.1.1.hap1, whole genome shotgun sequence, a single window of DNA contains:
- the LOC134721723 gene encoding ankyrin-1-like isoform X2 has translation MHQCFTVMSSSVTITRSKEEENFLNVAFMLSKHSLQALRYIVDREIDPVRLQKEVFKHLNNNKLGRLSQTQQKILKPPKGVELRSEHLDISLMTCLLRHIVGMKICDNVVPVPTDRNDEAAAVKKLNPTIGAEIESFGQAKHPSRNQMEFSTSLVDACHEGNKSLVEVLIQEGVLVNEANHSGLTPLHIASHEGHTNVVELLLSKGATEVVNKGNENGSSPLHLASHEGHLQIVELLLQNGANVHQVNNLKTSTPLHLAVHENHKDVVELLLKNGGVVNEPNKNGSSPLHLASYNGHTEIAKLLLENGADVNQSKSDNRSPLHLACREGRVDIVRLLCEHKACVDQKDNDGRTALFYAEKNKRSEIIEILQKDLLLKV, from the exons ATGCACCAATGTTTTACCGTCATGTCTTCATCAGTCACTATTACACGgtcaaaagaagaagaaaacttTCTCAATGTCGCTTTCATGCTGTCTAAACATTCACTCCAGGCACTTAGATATATCGTTGATAGAGAAATTGACCCCGTTAGACTGCAGAAAGAAGTTTTCAAGCATTTGAACAACAACAAGCTGGGTCGATTAAGTCAAACCCAACAGAAAATCTTAAAACCACCAAAAG GTGTGGAACTTCGATCTGAACACCTGGATATATCGTTAATGACGTGCCTCCTGCGGCATATTGTTGGAATGAAAATTTGTGATAACGTGGTACCAGTTCCAACTGACCGCAATGATGAAGCAGCG GCTGTGAAAAAGTTAAACCCAACAATCGGAGCAGAAATCGAGTCATTCGGACAAGCTAAACATCCTAGTAGGAATC AAATGGAATTCTCAACATCATTGGTTGACGCATGTCATGAGGGAAATAAGTCATTGGTAGAAGTTTTAATTCAAGAAGGAGTTCTAGTAAATGAAGCGAATCATTCGGGTTTAACACCACTGCACATAGCGTCACATGAAGGTCATACGAATGTCGTTGAACTTTTGCTCAGTAAAGGAGCTACAGAAGTTGTAAATAAAGGTAATGAAAATGGATCGTCACCCTTACATTTAGCGTCACACGAAGGTCATTTACAAATAGTTgaattgctcttacaaaatgGAGCCAACGTTCACCAAGTTAATAATCTCAAAACATCAACACCGTTACATCTGGCAGTACATGAAAATCACAAAGATGTGGTCGAACTTCTTCTTAAGAATGGCGGAGTCGTAAATGAACCCAACAAAAATGGATCTTCTCCGCTACACCTAGCTAGTTACAACGGCCATACAGAGATTGCAAAGCTGCTTTTAGAAAATGGTGCAGACGTTAATCAAAGTAAATCCGATAACAGATCGCCTTTACACCTTGCCTGTAGGGAAGGCAGAGTGGATATAGTTCGATTATTGTGCGAACATAAAGCTTGCGTCGATCAGAAAGACAACGATGGTCGAACAGCTTTATTTTACGCGGAAAAAAATAAACGATCAGAAATAATTGAAATCTTGCAGAAAGATCTCCTTCTGAAAGTATAA
- the LOC134721723 gene encoding poly [ADP-ribose] polymerase tankyrase-2-like isoform X1: MHQCFTVMSSSVTITRSKEEENFLNVAFMLSKHSLQALRYIVDREIDPVRLQKEVFKHLNNNKLGRLSQTQQKILKPPKGVELRSEHLDISLMTCLLRHIVGMKICDNVVPVPTDRNDEAAVSTIKFYRNKIAHATYFSFPDSEFKQICDDVIKAVKKLNPTIGAEIESFGQAKHPSRNQMEFSTSLVDACHEGNKSLVEVLIQEGVLVNEANHSGLTPLHIASHEGHTNVVELLLSKGATEVVNKGNENGSSPLHLASHEGHLQIVELLLQNGANVHQVNNLKTSTPLHLAVHENHKDVVELLLKNGGVVNEPNKNGSSPLHLASYNGHTEIAKLLLENGADVNQSKSDNRSPLHLACREGRVDIVRLLCEHKACVDQKDNDGRTALFYAEKNKRSEIIEILQKDLLLKV, from the exons ATGCACCAATGTTTTACCGTCATGTCTTCATCAGTCACTATTACACGgtcaaaagaagaagaaaacttTCTCAATGTCGCTTTCATGCTGTCTAAACATTCACTCCAGGCACTTAGATATATCGTTGATAGAGAAATTGACCCCGTTAGACTGCAGAAAGAAGTTTTCAAGCATTTGAACAACAACAAGCTGGGTCGATTAAGTCAAACCCAACAGAAAATCTTAAAACCACCAAAAG GTGTGGAACTTCGATCTGAACACCTGGATATATCGTTAATGACGTGCCTCCTGCGGCATATTGTTGGAATGAAAATTTGTGATAACGTGGTACCAGTTCCAACTGACCGCAATGATGAAGCAGCGGTATCTACAATTAAATTCTACCGAAATAAAATAGCACATGCGACATATTTTAGCTTTCCAGATTCAGAATTCAAACAAATTTGCGATGATGTCATAAAG GCTGTGAAAAAGTTAAACCCAACAATCGGAGCAGAAATCGAGTCATTCGGACAAGCTAAACATCCTAGTAGGAATC AAATGGAATTCTCAACATCATTGGTTGACGCATGTCATGAGGGAAATAAGTCATTGGTAGAAGTTTTAATTCAAGAAGGAGTTCTAGTAAATGAAGCGAATCATTCGGGTTTAACACCACTGCACATAGCGTCACATGAAGGTCATACGAATGTCGTTGAACTTTTGCTCAGTAAAGGAGCTACAGAAGTTGTAAATAAAGGTAATGAAAATGGATCGTCACCCTTACATTTAGCGTCACACGAAGGTCATTTACAAATAGTTgaattgctcttacaaaatgGAGCCAACGTTCACCAAGTTAATAATCTCAAAACATCAACACCGTTACATCTGGCAGTACATGAAAATCACAAAGATGTGGTCGAACTTCTTCTTAAGAATGGCGGAGTCGTAAATGAACCCAACAAAAATGGATCTTCTCCGCTACACCTAGCTAGTTACAACGGCCATACAGAGATTGCAAAGCTGCTTTTAGAAAATGGTGCAGACGTTAATCAAAGTAAATCCGATAACAGATCGCCTTTACACCTTGCCTGTAGGGAAGGCAGAGTGGATATAGTTCGATTATTGTGCGAACATAAAGCTTGCGTCGATCAGAAAGACAACGATGGTCGAACAGCTTTATTTTACGCGGAAAAAAATAAACGATCAGAAATAATTGAAATCTTGCAGAAAGATCTCCTTCTGAAAGTATAA